A region of Gemmatimonadota bacterium DNA encodes the following proteins:
- the rsmB gene encoding 16S rRNA (cytosine(967)-C(5))-methyltransferase RsmB: protein MSAAPKTPRHIALDILCRVERGAYLDRLLDAQREHIRDPDGDLLQHLVRGTLTFQARIDHILTPYLKKPLSRQHAKLRNLLRLGVYQLQYLDRVPSYAVVSESVILARHVLGDPIAKLVNAVLRGVAENRKPVVFPDFDRDPVEYLAIMTSHPQWLVAQWIKRYGVDETRVLCEFNNAQPALTIRPNALRTTSDALREQLALEGIGTELAASGLLAVSQVGHLFQSKAYFDGLFSVQGTGAAMVVPLLDPQPGEAILDLCSAPGGKAIAMAERMKDRGFILAIDLYPRRLEMLKKNTHRLGVTCICPLAVDARYLAVNRLFDRVLVDVPCSSLGILNHHPDLRWRKFDIHGLTRLQRTLLDSAADYVRPGGVLVYSTCTLEPEENERVVEGFLSDHPGFQITHPYLQLLPHQTGNDGVFAVRLKRTTSQANS from the coding sequence ATGTCTGCCGCGCCAAAAACGCCGCGCCATATTGCATTGGATATACTCTGCCGCGTTGAACGGGGCGCATATCTCGACCGTTTGCTCGACGCGCAGCGCGAGCATATCCGCGATCCCGACGGCGATTTGCTTCAACATCTGGTTCGGGGTACGCTGACCTTTCAGGCGCGGATTGATCATATTTTGACGCCCTATCTCAAAAAACCCCTGTCCAGACAGCACGCCAAACTCCGCAATCTCCTGCGCCTCGGTGTTTATCAACTCCAGTATCTCGACCGCGTGCCATCTTATGCGGTTGTTTCTGAATCCGTTATTCTCGCCCGTCACGTTCTCGGGGATCCCATTGCGAAATTGGTCAATGCCGTGTTGCGCGGGGTGGCCGAGAATCGCAAGCCTGTTGTTTTTCCCGATTTTGATCGTGATCCCGTCGAATATCTCGCCATTATGACATCACATCCCCAATGGCTCGTCGCGCAATGGATCAAACGCTACGGCGTGGATGAAACACGCGTTCTGTGTGAATTTAATAATGCTCAACCTGCCCTGACCATTCGCCCCAATGCGTTGCGAACGACGTCCGATGCCCTGCGCGAGCAACTCGCTCTTGAAGGGATTGGCACTGAATTGGCAGCATCCGGGCTCCTCGCTGTATCTCAGGTGGGTCACCTTTTTCAGAGCAAGGCTTATTTCGATGGTCTCTTTAGTGTTCAAGGCACGGGGGCTGCGATGGTTGTTCCCCTGCTTGATCCCCAACCCGGCGAGGCTATTCTGGATCTGTGTAGTGCGCCCGGTGGCAAAGCTATTGCTATGGCCGAGCGTATGAAAGATCGGGGTTTTATTCTCGCTATAGATCTCTATCCGCGCCGTCTCGAAATGCTAAAAAAAAACACGCACCGGCTCGGGGTTACATGTATTTGCCCACTCGCTGTCGATGCGCGTTATCTGGCTGTGAATCGCTTGTTTGATCGGGTTCTGGTCGATGTGCCCTGTTCCTCGCTGGGTATTCTGAATCACCATCCCGACCTGCGCTGGCGAAAATTCGATATTCACGGTCTTACACGTTTGCAGCGTACGCTTCTCGATAGCGCTGCCGATTACGTGCGCCCGGGCGGCGTTCTGGTTTACAGCACTTGTACGCTTGAACCGGAGGAAAATGAGCGCGTTGTCGAGGGCTTTTTAAGCGATCATCCGGGCTTTCAAATCACCCATCCCTATTTGCAATTGCTGCCCCATCAAACGGGTAATGACGGTGTTTTTGCCGTGCGGTTGAAGCGGACAACTTCTCAGGCCAACTCGTAG
- a CDS encoding sulfatase-like hydrolase/transferase, which translates to FIEKHQDQPFALWVSFPDPHEPWLCPAEYAALFPPENIDLSPWRDGEFDEERAPERNRVLYQMLGMHRDPIEDVYGVMASYFGMVRFIDDALGQILDKLEALGLREQTIVVFCSDHGDFMGEHAMQCKGGVFYDSLTRVPLIVSWPGQVTAGVRDQSMANLIDVVPTLLQLQGLAQPHAMHGIPLPTVTAAAPRDATFSEYGSGGPLFTMSDLEKLPQPWGRKTLLDTLQWREAAGRCKMVRTREWKYVHDPMGDRDELYDLVADPGELVNVIDEEQHRDALAAMRLRLADWSINTEDARPVPLPDPRHYELA; encoded by the coding sequence GCTTTATCGAAAAGCACCAAGACCAGCCCTTTGCCCTGTGGGTCTCCTTTCCCGATCCACACGAGCCCTGGCTGTGTCCGGCCGAGTACGCAGCCCTGTTTCCGCCCGAAAATATTGACCTCTCCCCCTGGCGCGATGGGGAATTTGACGAAGAGCGAGCGCCCGAGCGCAACCGCGTGCTCTACCAGATGCTGGGGATGCACCGCGATCCAATTGAAGACGTTTACGGCGTTATGGCCTCGTATTTTGGCATGGTGCGCTTTATCGACGACGCACTCGGCCAAATACTCGACAAACTCGAGGCACTGGGGCTGCGAGAGCAGACAATTGTCGTCTTTTGTTCGGACCACGGCGACTTTATGGGAGAACACGCCATGCAGTGCAAGGGCGGGGTCTTCTACGACAGCCTGACGCGGGTACCGCTGATCGTCTCCTGGCCCGGACAGGTCACCGCCGGCGTGCGAGATCAAAGCATGGCCAATCTGATCGACGTGGTGCCGACGTTGTTACAATTGCAAGGGCTGGCGCAGCCGCATGCCATGCACGGAATACCACTGCCCACTGTGACCGCAGCCGCGCCCCGGGACGCGACTTTTTCCGAATACGGAAGTGGGGGACCGCTCTTCACCATGTCCGACCTGGAAAAGCTACCCCAACCCTGGGGCCGCAAGACCCTGCTCGACACCTTGCAGTGGCGCGAGGCAGCCGGTCGGTGCAAAATGGTCCGCACCCGCGAGTGGAAGTACGTCCACGACCCCATGGGAGACCGCGACGAACTCTACGACCTCGTCGCCGATCCCGGCGAACTGGTCAATGTAATCGACGAAGAGCAACATCGCGATGCCCTCGCCGCTATGCGGCTGCGACTCGCCGACTGGAGCATCAACACCGAAGATGCCCGACCAGTGCCGCTACCAGACCCAAGACACTACGAGTTGGCCTGA